One window of the Benincasa hispida cultivar B227 unplaced genomic scaffold, ASM972705v1 Contig281, whole genome shotgun sequence genome contains the following:
- the LOC120069174 gene encoding protein FMP32, mitochondrial-like isoform X3 has translation MFGMLPQSRMAAGAACKRVGQLVANSGLRRLGVSNVSSFESSIFDHSASSLSASISLISRYRHCECRQISQLVKSNGKRLFLVDTLALVRKLEGQGVPSNQAEAITAAITEVLNDSLENISHSFVSKGEMQKIEMIQDSNLSKFKSEVQSSQGHHFSLLGHETEKLRNDIEKMRSELRYEIDKVTAGQRLDLNLERGRIRDELANQNAETTNLTNKLDRI, from the exons ATGTTCGGAATGTTGCCGCAGAGTCGAATGGCCGCTGGTGCGGCTTGTAAACGGGTGGGGCAATTGGTGGCCAATTCAGGTTTACGAAGGCTTGGAGTTTCGAATGTTTCTTCGTTTGAAAGCTCAATCTTCGACCATTCTGCAAGTAGTTTATCGGCATCCATCTCCTTGATTTCTCGGTACAGACACTGTGAATGTAGGCAGATCTCTCAGCTTGTGAAATCTAACGGAAAGCGATTGTTTCTAGTCGACACTTTAGCCCTA GTTAGAAAATTGGAGGGTCAAGGAGTGCCCTCAAATCAAGCTGAGGCAATAACAGCTGCCATTACTGAAGTGCTGAATGACAGCTTGGAAAATATAtctcattcatttgtttcaaagGGGGAGATGCAGAAA ATTGAAATGATCCAGGATTCGAATTTGTCAAAGTTCAAATCTGAAGTTCAAAGTTCACAG GGGcaccatttttctttattggGACACGAAACCGAAAAACTCCGAAATGATATTGAGAAGATGCGCAGTGAGTTGAG GTATGAAATCGACAAAGTCACAGCTGGACAGCGATTGGATTTGAATCTTGAAAGAGG GAGGATACGGGATGAGCTAGCTAATCAGAATGCTGAAACAACCAACCTAACCAATAAACTTGATCGG ATTTGA
- the LOC120069174 gene encoding protein FMP32, mitochondrial-like isoform X2 — MAAGAACKRVGQLVANSGLRRLGVSNVSSFESSIFDHSASSLSASISLISRYRHCECRQISQLVKSNGKRLFLVDTLALVRKLEGQGVPSNQAEAITAAITEVLNDSLENISHSFVSKGEMQKIEMIQDSNLSKFKSEVQSSQGHHFSLLGHETEKLRNDIEKMRSELRYEIDKVTAGQRLDLNLERGRIRDELANQNAETTNLTNKLDREIHGLRAQLEAAKYDVIKYCIGTLVSISAVGLAVLRILM; from the exons ATGGCCGCTGGTGCGGCTTGTAAACGGGTGGGGCAATTGGTGGCCAATTCAGGTTTACGAAGGCTTGGAGTTTCGAATGTTTCTTCGTTTGAAAGCTCAATCTTCGACCATTCTGCAAGTAGTTTATCGGCATCCATCTCCTTGATTTCTCGGTACAGACACTGTGAATGTAGGCAGATCTCTCAGCTTGTGAAATCTAACGGAAAGCGATTGTTTCTAGTCGACACTTTAGCCCTA GTTAGAAAATTGGAGGGTCAAGGAGTGCCCTCAAATCAAGCTGAGGCAATAACAGCTGCCATTACTGAAGTGCTGAATGACAGCTTGGAAAATATAtctcattcatttgtttcaaagGGGGAGATGCAGAAA ATTGAAATGATCCAGGATTCGAATTTGTCAAAGTTCAAATCTGAAGTTCAAAGTTCACAG GGGcaccatttttctttattggGACACGAAACCGAAAAACTCCGAAATGATATTGAGAAGATGCGCAGTGAGTTGAG GTATGAAATCGACAAAGTCACAGCTGGACAGCGATTGGATTTGAATCTTGAAAGAGG GAGGATACGGGATGAGCTAGCTAATCAGAATGCTGAAACAACCAACCTAACCAATAAACTTGATCGG GAAATTCATGGTCTCAGGGCACAGCTGGAAGCTGCGAAATACGATGTAATAAAATACTGCATTGGAACGCTTGTTTCCATTTCTGCTGTTGGTCTGGCTGTACTCCGCATCTTAATGTAA
- the LOC120069174 gene encoding protein FMP32, mitochondrial-like isoform X1 → MFGMLPQSRMAAGAACKRVGQLVANSGLRRLGVSNVSSFESSIFDHSASSLSASISLISRYRHCECRQISQLVKSNGKRLFLVDTLALVRKLEGQGVPSNQAEAITAAITEVLNDSLENISHSFVSKGEMQKIEMIQDSNLSKFKSEVQSSQGHHFSLLGHETEKLRNDIEKMRSELRYEIDKVTAGQRLDLNLERGRIRDELANQNAETTNLTNKLDREIHGLRAQLEAAKYDVIKYCIGTLVSISAVGLAVLRILM, encoded by the exons ATGTTCGGAATGTTGCCGCAGAGTCGAATGGCCGCTGGTGCGGCTTGTAAACGGGTGGGGCAATTGGTGGCCAATTCAGGTTTACGAAGGCTTGGAGTTTCGAATGTTTCTTCGTTTGAAAGCTCAATCTTCGACCATTCTGCAAGTAGTTTATCGGCATCCATCTCCTTGATTTCTCGGTACAGACACTGTGAATGTAGGCAGATCTCTCAGCTTGTGAAATCTAACGGAAAGCGATTGTTTCTAGTCGACACTTTAGCCCTA GTTAGAAAATTGGAGGGTCAAGGAGTGCCCTCAAATCAAGCTGAGGCAATAACAGCTGCCATTACTGAAGTGCTGAATGACAGCTTGGAAAATATAtctcattcatttgtttcaaagGGGGAGATGCAGAAA ATTGAAATGATCCAGGATTCGAATTTGTCAAAGTTCAAATCTGAAGTTCAAAGTTCACAG GGGcaccatttttctttattggGACACGAAACCGAAAAACTCCGAAATGATATTGAGAAGATGCGCAGTGAGTTGAG GTATGAAATCGACAAAGTCACAGCTGGACAGCGATTGGATTTGAATCTTGAAAGAGG GAGGATACGGGATGAGCTAGCTAATCAGAATGCTGAAACAACCAACCTAACCAATAAACTTGATCGG GAAATTCATGGTCTCAGGGCACAGCTGGAAGCTGCGAAATACGATGTAATAAAATACTGCATTGGAACGCTTGTTTCCATTTCTGCTGTTGGTCTGGCTGTACTCCGCATCTTAATGTAA